One genomic region from Salvia hispanica cultivar TCC Black 2014 chromosome 2, UniMelb_Shisp_WGS_1.0, whole genome shotgun sequence encodes:
- the LOC125205116 gene encoding uncharacterized protein LOC125205116: MTTTDESWMQKKLEAPMPLIGMYVAVASLACSLAIAADLIHAIRSQKLWFPSNYFSLNATILALLSVALKLPVDLTTSMTAAIDRLAKISSLALTSTAVANFVPSLGSMTDRDILVNVAALTILILTVLADFFIQISGTWSCLGHRLLLPEEILALGLMLLLVLVLVSTAAMAPTAKKCLETKYQENHNRSASDEYSDNEELRKLMEKYWVMAETSSPQFVIARYSACASAGVICLGSALILAEAIVRTAVAHNSLSQTRSSYGCSTEWILLVQTIGVIFGTILTSLRWFTAVRFGCSDHRSFRIQFTVEDYWIRKLLDCQDSPIHPLIKHQRSRRFLYNLRKFIVCVVIKAQISIVLFNKLVLVISRCVIQKMTAVSVCEYLPNVRPHFLRLEGEADLPDYMLRSIPKQVDKVLEASRKKKPTKLIEFTRDSTFRGVAEFDSLDVESIHGKDPKYCWSLAVFTLASIAVALPRVEKSKVDQIVKVVSDGLLLVKSVEESFYSGEEWKNARKAADLWLRVDLFRKWQEIDLAEIGANSSTSKHALERLAREGKTVASVLKTDVPECPMFNPANWEPSIIAANSMYRISSTAILNGWDGEELFDRLSRMIADILAACFTNLGRVIESKCHQKGIEERERSVRQAAILLGRSEEILTSSANRGLPAGLNAAAAAYVEEWRSVMLQEIGDESGRSADGDGDGGDEFGGDHECSVGCGSSKDEHRISIYSP, from the coding sequence ATGACGACCACGGACGAGTCCTGGATGCAAAAGAAGCTCGAAGCGCCGATGCCATTGATCGGCATGTACGTCGCCGTCGCCTCACTCGCCTGCTCCCTCGCAATCGCCGCCGACCTCATCCACGCCATCCGGTCCCAGAAGCTCTGGTTCCCCTCCAACTACTTCTCCCTCAACGCCACCATCCTCGCTCTCCTCTCCGTCGCGCTCAAGCTCCCCGTCGACCTCACCACCAGCATGACCGCCGCCATCGACCGCCTCGCCAAGATCAGCAGCCTCGCCCTCACCTCCACCGCCGTCGCCAACTTCGTCCCCTCGCTCGGCTCCATGACCGACCGAGACATCCTGGTCAACGTCGCTGCGTTGACCATCCTGATCTTGACCGTCCTCGCCGACTTCTTCATACAGATCTCCGGAACGTGGTCGTGCCTCGGCCACCGCCTCCTCTTGCCCGAGGAGATCCTCGCCCTCGGCCTCAtgctcctcctcgtcctcgtcctcgtctCCACGGCCGCCATGGCGCCCACCGCGAAAAAATGCCTCGAGACGAAATATCAGGAGAATCACAACCGATCCGCGAGCGATGAATATTCCGATAATGAGGAGCTGAGGAAACTGATGGAAAAGTATTGGGTGATGGCGGAGACGAGCAGCCCGCAGTTTGTGATTGCGCGCTACTCCGCCTGCGCTTCCGCAGGCGTCATCTGCCTCGGAAGCGCGCTTATCCTGGCTGAGGCTATTGTGCGCACTGCGGTGGCGCATAATAGCCTCAGCCAGACCCGCTCCAGCTACGGCTGCTCCACGGAATGGATTCTACTAGTGCAGACCATCGGAGTGATTTTCGGCACGATTTTGACTTCACTCCGATGGTTCACGGCCGTCCGATTCGGATGCTCTGATCATAGAAGCTTCAGGATCCAATTCACAGTCGAGGATTACTGGATTCGGAAGCTTCTAGACTGCCAGGATTCTCCAATTCATCCACTGATTAAGCAccaaagaagcagaagattTCTCTACAACTTGAGAAAATTCATTGTATGTGTAGTTATCAAAGCTCAGATCTCCATTGTTCTGTTCAACAAGCTGGTTTTAGTAATCTCACGCTGCGTTATCCAGAAGATGACGGCGGTTTCCGTCTGCGAATATTTACCGAACGTGAGGCCTCATTTTCTCCGCCTCGAGGGGGAGGCGGATTTGCCGGACTACATGCTTCGGAGCATCCCGAAGCAGGTGGATAAAgttctagaagcttctagaaaGAAGAAGCCTACGAAGCTAATCGAATTTACTCGCGATTCGACCTTCAGAGGCGTGGCGGAATTCGACAGCCTTGACGTTGAAAGCATACACGGGAAGGACCCGAAGTACTGCTGGTCTCTTGCTGTGTTCACGCTGGCATCCATTGCTGTCGCGCTGCCTCGTGTCGAAAAAAGCAAGGTCGATCAGATCGTGAAAGTTGTAAGCGATGGCCTTCTCTTGGTGAAGAGCGTGGAAGAGAGCTTTTACAGCGGCGAAGAGTGGAAGAATGCAAGGAAAGCTGCTGACTTGTGGCTGAGAGTCGATCTGTTTCGAAAATGGCAAGAAATCGACCTAGCTGAGATCGGTGCAAACAGTTCAACCAGTAAACACGCGCTGGAGAGGCTAGCGCGTGAGGGCAAAACGGTGGCGTCTGTTTTGAAAACAGACGTGCCGGAATGCCCTATGTTCAACCCTGCGAACTGGGAGCCGAGCATCATCGCGGCGAACTCGATGTACAGGATCAGCAGCACCGCGATTTTGAACGGCTGGGATGGGGAGGAGTTGTTTGATCGGTTGAGTAGGATGATCGCGGACATTTTGGCGGCGTGTTTCACCAATTTAGGGCGGGTGATAGAGAGCAAGTGTCACCAGAAAGGGattgaggagagagagaggagcgTGCGGCAGGCTGCTATTCTGTTGGGGAGAAGTGAAGAGATTCTCACTAGTTCAGCCAATCGCGGTCTGCCAGCTGGATTGAATGCGGCTGCTGCTGCGTATGTTGAGGAATGGCGGAGCGTGATGCTGCAGGAGATAGGTGATGAGTCCGGGCGCAGTGcagatggagatggagatggaggagACGAGTTTGGAGGCGATCACGAATGCAGTGTTGGCTGCGGCTCGAGTAAGGACGAGCATCGGATCTCTATCTATAGTCCCTAA
- the LOC125205125 gene encoding extensin-3-like, producing the protein MAEVNLPSWSEISQASESLQLTSTAATWENILARLARIESRLLEHERRVAATLPPLQPEPDPPDRTRRYTSAQPPYPPYQPPYQPDPSSHRYTPQRREQPGYQHYFHNQPTPSNDHYQSLQQSYRQPPFVTAALPHQNYPQLPPLKPYQPQPLTSPAAATSPLHQNHPSQPPYAHQPPSPYQQQLLSQPPQQSPRKAFNAEDQFVNMPYRMATTWDLPGTHIVLEPQAIEQTTCWVHKALRSHQGYHSYEQPTVVQQPLPQRLPYCWNPLSHHCSPTAELPAVVAAPPLADDSRQPLCLHVTSAMRTIMVDEEQLG; encoded by the coding sequence ATGGCTGAAGTCAATCTTCCTTCATGGTCGGAGATATCGCAAGCATCTGAAAGCTTGCAATTGACTTCAACAGCAGCAACTTGGGAGAATATTCTCGCTAGGTTGGCAAGAATCGAGTCCCGATTGCTTGAGCATGAGCGCAGGGTAGCAGCAACGCTTCCTCCGTTGCAACCCGAACCTGATCCACCCGACCGAACCCGGCGGTACACCTCAGCACAACCACCTTACCCGCCTTACCAGCCACCATATCAGCCAGATCCTAGTTCTCATCGGTACACACCACAAAGGCGAGAGCAGCCCGGATATCAGCACTACTTCCACAATCAGCCGACGCCGTCAAACGACCACTACCAGTCGCTGCAACAATCCTACCGGCAGCCACCGTTTGTAACTGCAGCCTTACCCCACCAAAATTACCCACAGCTTCCTCCTTTGAAACCCTACCAACCGCAGCCATTGACATCACCAGCTGCCGCCACCAGCCCACTCCACCAAAACCACCCGTCGCAGCCTCCATACGCCCACCAGCCACCATCCCCCTACCAGCAACAACTGCTCAGCCAGCCACCGCAGCAGTCGCCGCGTAAAGCCTTTAACGCGGAGGATCAGTTCGTTAATATGCCCTACCGGATGGCTACAACGTGGGACTTGCCGGGGACACACATCGTGCTGGAACCACAAGCAATCGAACAGACGACGTGCTGGGTTCATAAGGCACTTCGTTCTCACCAAGGATACCATTCCTATGAACAACCTACTGTTGTGCAGCAGCCCCTTCCCCAGCGCTTGCCCTACTGTTGGAATCCACTGAGTCACCATTGCTCACCGACGGCGGAGCTGCCTGCAGTTGTTGCTGCCCCACCTCTTGCCGATGATTCCCGACAGCCCTTGTGTCTCCATGTCACGAGCGCAATGAGAACGATAATGGTGGACGAAGAGCAACTGGGATGA